Proteins from a single region of Apium graveolens cultivar Ventura chromosome 7, ASM990537v1, whole genome shotgun sequence:
- the LOC141671761 gene encoding rust resistance kinase Lr10-like produces the protein MIYFFPSLIKVLLSFCTLEVSWTSESMAFQEVVYLSGMILVFALREVVAAAGEECRITRCSHHGPEIRFPFWLKDKQPEHCGYPGFQVSCYRGKTLLHFRYLANTSLQGIQLFLSKEVPVRSIQYASQIIDLDTSYYSTNNLKFVSMSNLSPSAVSPLSFQERNFEYYPDTASTTFVRCALRVKGESDVSSGSISPAMLTTLSGEVFPVYYFGDYEDTSYESLTSCSRVFDSSIPYHYLSGFWFYLQWSTPNCWKCEAKGEYCKLKNDTITSNIKTANQTTICSSRGHRDVSIKPIAGIIPGGTLIAVVLIMLLYYIIRSYRRKKYDEMKIEMFLADYKAMKPTRYSYSDIKKITGHFSNKLGQGGYGSVYKGEISKDIIVAIKVLNSDPKANGEDFINEVGTIGRIYHVNVVRLVGYCADGCNRALVYEFQPNHSLEKFTYSGKNHQSNFLGWEKMQEIALGIAKGIEYLHQGCAQQILHFDIKPHNILLDQNFSPKISDFGLAKLCSKDHSIVSMTMARGTIGYIAPEVFSRNFGKVSVKSDVYSFGMLLLEMVGARDNNAGENTSESYFPEWIFHRLEEGGEVAIQIEKEEDSNIAKKLTIIGLWCIGWHPVDRPSMKHVINMLEREECPKMPPNPFTSSNVKSFRNDLEAISESE, from the exons ATGATATATTTCTTCCCTAGTCTGATCAAAGTTCTGTTATCGTTCTGTACGTTAGAAGTATCTTGGACTAGCGAATCCATGGCTTTCCAAGAGGTCGTTTATCTTTCGGGGATGATACTAGTGTTTGCATTAAGAGAAGTTGTAGCAGCTGCAGGTGAGGAGTGCAGGATCACGAGATGCTCCCATCATGGCCCAGAAATTCGGTTCCCGTTTTGGCTCAAAGACAAGCAGCCTGAGCACTGTGGCTACCCTGGTTTCCAAGTTTCGTGTTACAGAGGGAAAACTTTACTTCACTTTCGATACCTTGCAAATACATCCCTTCAAGGCATCCAGCTCTTCCTTTCTAAAGAGGTACCTGTGCGTTCGATACAGTATGCATCTCAAATTATTGACCTTGATACttcatactactcaaccaacaaCCTAAAATTTGTTTCCATGTCGAATTTATCCCCATCTGCAGTAAGTCCTCTTTCTTTTCAAGAAAGAAATTTCGAATATTATCCTGACACTGCAAGTACTACATTTGTCCGTTGTGCCTTGAGAGTTAAAGGCGAGTCAGACGTGAGTTCTGGGAGCATTTCCCCTGCAATGCTCACTACTCTTAGCGGAGAAGTTTTCCCAGTATATTATTTTGGTGATTATGAAGACACTAGTTATGAATCCTTAACCTCATGTAGTAGGGTTTTTGATTCTTCTATCCCATATCATTATCTGTCTGGATTCTGGTTTTACCTCCAGTGGTCAACTCCAAATTGCTGGAAATGTGAAGCCAAGGGGGAGTACTGTAAGCTGAAGAATGATACTATTACTAGTAACATCAAAACAGCTAATCAAACTACCATATGTTCATCTAGAG GTCATCGCGATGTTTCAATTAAACCTATTGCAGGTATAATTCCAGGTGGTACTCTAATTGCGGTTGTCCTCATTATGTTACTGTACTATATTATCAGATCATATAGGCGAAAGAAATATGATGAAATGAAAATTGAAATGTTTCTTGCGGATTACAAAGCCATGAAACCGACAAGATACTCCTATTCTGATATCAAAAAAATTACTGGTCACTTCAGCAATAAATTAGGACAGGGAGGTTATGGATCGGTGTACAAAGGTGAAATCAGCAAGGACATTATTGTTGCAATTAAGGTCCTCAATAGTGATCCGAAAGCTAATGGAGAAGATTTTATCAATGAAGTGGGAACTATTGGGCGAATTTATCATGTTAATGTGGTTCGCTTGGTGGGGTATTGTGCTGATGGCTGCAATCGAGCTCTTGTTTATGAGTTCCAACCTAATCATTCTCTCGAAAAGTTCACATACAGTGGTAAAAATCACCAGAGCAATTTCCTGGGATGGGAGAAGATGCAAGAAATCGCTCTAGGCATAGCTAAAGGAATTGAATATCTTCACCAAGGTTGTGCTCAGCAGATCCTGCATTTTGATATCAAACCTCATAATATCCTGTTGGACCAAAATTTCAGTCCCAAAATTTCTGATTTTGGTTTGGCCAAGTTGTGTTCGAAAGACCACAGCATTGTGTCCATGACTATGGCCAGGGGAACCATTGGCTATATCGCACCAGAAGTATTTTCTCGGAATTTCGGGAAGGTGTCTGTTAAATCAGATGTTTATAGTTTTGGAATGTTATTGCTGGAAATGGTGGGAGCAAGGGACAATAATGCAGGGGAAAACACCAGTGAATCGTACTTTCCTGAATGGATATTTCATCGTTTGGAGGAAGGGGGAGAAGTAGCAATCCAAATAGAGAAAGAAGAAGATTCAAACATAGCAAAGAAGTTGACAATTATTGGATTATGGTGCATAGGGTGGCATCCAGTGGACCGACCTTCAATGAAACATGTTATCAATATGCTAGAAAGAGAAGAATGTCCGAAAATGCCACCTAATCCTTTCACATCATCGAATGTGAAGTCATTCAGAAATGATTTAGAAGCCATTTCTGAATCAGAGTAA